The nucleotide sequence TCATTGGGCATTTTATGACGCCGCGCCCCTGCCCGCCAGAGCGCGGCACGCTTTTACGCTTCGGGATTTTTCATGCACAAGAACTACGCGTTCAGAACCAATTTTTTTATCTGTCTGATCATCATTGTCGGCTTTTCCGTCACATCTGTAATCAGCTATCGCTCCAACATGGATACGCTGAAAAAAGAAGCAGAAAGTGTAACGCGTCTTGCTTCTGAAGGCATGATGTACCAGATTGATGCTATTTTTGCGCAATCCATACACGTTTCGCTGACCATGGCTCACGACAGTTTTTTGATAAACTTTCTTTCCAAAGAAAAAGAAAATCTCGAAGACCCTTCGTATACGCAAAATATCAAAGAATACCTTGCCGCATACAGAAAAAAGTACGACTACGATTCTGTCTTCCTTGTCTCCATGCAGACAGACAGGTACTACAACTTTACAGGCGTTGACAGGATAGTTGACCACTCCGCGCCTGAAAACAAATGGGTGCGCGCGTTTGCTGCCGCCAATAATGAATTTTCGCTGAATATCGACAATGATAAAGCCGATCATGACACCATCACAGTTTTTGTAAACTGCAGTGTAAAAAACAAAGACAATAAAATTGTGGGCATCGTGGGCGTCGGCTTTAGGGTAAACACCGTCCAGGCCATGCTCACCAAGTACGAGCAGCAGTTTGCGGTCAAAACATACCTTGTGAACGACAACGGCGCTGTGCAGATATCATCCTCCGGGCATGCCGCCGCTGATTCGCGCATGTTTGCCACGCAGGCCTTTGCCGCAGCCAAAAAGAACCTGCAAAAAAACAGCTCGGACTGTTCGGATCTCTGGTACTCCGGCAACGGGGCGGACGGCTACGCCGTAACACGCTACCTGCCTGCCCCAAACATGTACCTTGTCACTGACAAAAACACCTCAGAGATCATCAAGCAGATCAGAATAAAATACTATACTGGCGCTGTTATTGTCTTTGTTACAATGTTAATAGTCATCTTGATTGTAACAACAATAATTCGCAGATATAAAACAAAAATCGTATCTCTTACCATTGCTGAAGAACTGAAATACCACGCCATACTTCAAAACGCCACTTCGCAGATCTATGACAGCATTATAGAATTTGACATTACCAACGATATTGCCTGCGGCGAAGGCACAAAACGCTTTTTGCAGCAACTTGGCCTCAAGCCCGGCACGTCGTACAGCGCCATGCTGCAAACCATCGTGACCAAACATATTCACCCGGACCATGCCGCGCTGTTTATGCAGACATTCAGCCCTGATTCTGTACGTACTGCGCTTGAAATGCAGTGCAACAAGCTGAGCTGCGACTTTTTGTATGCCGGCAAAAACGGGGAATACATATGGTACCGGGAAACAGGCTATGTGCTGCGCTGGGCGGAAAACGACTCCATCCACATCGTCATTTGCCGCCAGAATATCGACAAGGACAAAAAACAGGAACTCAACCTGCAGGAAATGGCGCTAAAGGACGGCCTCACTGGCCTTTACAACAAAATGACCACCCAGAGCCTCATCGAAACGCGCCTTGCTGAATACCAGTACGGCAAGGGCATCCTTGCCATGATCATGCTCGACATCGACAACTTTAAGGAGCTCAACGATTCGCTTGGTCATGTGGTCGGCGACAGGATTATCCAGGAATTCGCGCACGGCATCAGCGCCGGTTTTGAGGCAAAA is from Desulfovibrio desulfuricans and encodes:
- a CDS encoding sensor domain-containing diguanylate cyclase, which codes for MHKNYAFRTNFFICLIIIVGFSVTSVISYRSNMDTLKKEAESVTRLASEGMMYQIDAIFAQSIHVSLTMAHDSFLINFLSKEKENLEDPSYTQNIKEYLAAYRKKYDYDSVFLVSMQTDRYYNFTGVDRIVDHSAPENKWVRAFAAANNEFSLNIDNDKADHDTITVFVNCSVKNKDNKIVGIVGVGFRVNTVQAMLTKYEQQFAVKTYLVNDNGAVQISSSGHAAADSRMFATQAFAAAKKNLQKNSSDCSDLWYSGNGADGYAVTRYLPAPNMYLVTDKNTSEIIKQIRIKYYTGAVIVFVTMLIVILIVTTIIRRYKTKIVSLTIAEELKYHAILQNATSQIYDSIIEFDITNDIACGEGTKRFLQQLGLKPGTSYSAMLQTIVTKHIHPDHAALFMQTFSPDSVRTALEMQCNKLSCDFLYAGKNGEYIWYRETGYVLRWAENDSIHIVICRQNIDKDKKQELNLQEMALKDGLTGLYNKMTTQSLIETRLAEYQYGKGILAMIMLDIDNFKELNDSLGHVVGDRIIQEFAHGISAGFEAKDIIGRVGGDEFVVLTLQQSEGALLDKLEEFSRSIRAASFGGDGRYHLAASMGVAIFPQHGTTFSDLYARADAALYRAKQGGKDTFVFFENTPAAVS